In Candidatus Polarisedimenticolia bacterium, a single genomic region encodes these proteins:
- the prmC gene encoding peptide chain release factor N(5)-glutamine methyltransferase: protein MTEASAPTLGDLAREGAAYLEERSVPAARFDAEVLLAHTMGLDRSALLPRLRESAAADAVASFRGLLERRGRRIPLQHLTGHQEFWSLDFQVDARVLIPRAETELVVEAAIAMASSPSFRIADVGTGSGNIAIALARELPQAEIWATDVSAAALEVARGNAARHGVEKRIVFLEGDLGRPLEGEVRPGGLDLLVSNPPYVGQLELASLAPEVREHEPRSALVPPGGEPLALYPALLAAGRRFLRSGGHLILELPAGGAEKLPPLLRAAGELDLVEVRTDYSRIPRILVVRRR from the coding sequence GTGACGGAGGCCTCCGCTCCCACCCTCGGCGATCTGGCGAGGGAGGGCGCCGCCTACCTCGAGGAGAGGTCGGTGCCTGCCGCGCGGTTCGACGCCGAAGTCCTTCTGGCCCACACAATGGGACTCGATCGCTCGGCGCTGCTCCCCAGACTGCGGGAGAGCGCGGCGGCCGATGCCGTCGCCTCCTTTCGCGGGCTTCTCGAGCGCCGCGGGCGGCGGATTCCGCTGCAGCACCTCACCGGTCACCAGGAGTTCTGGTCGCTCGATTTCCAGGTCGATGCCAGGGTCCTGATTCCCCGGGCCGAGACGGAGCTGGTGGTGGAGGCGGCGATCGCGATGGCTTCATCGCCCTCCTTCCGGATCGCCGACGTCGGTACCGGGAGCGGCAACATCGCCATCGCGCTGGCACGAGAGCTTCCCCAGGCCGAGATCTGGGCCACCGACGTCTCCGCGGCGGCCCTGGAGGTCGCGCGGGGGAACGCCGCGCGTCACGGGGTCGAAAAGAGGATCGTGTTTCTCGAGGGGGATCTGGGGCGTCCGCTGGAAGGCGAGGTTCGACCCGGCGGCCTCGATCTCCTCGTCTCCAACCCTCCGTACGTCGGCCAGCTCGAGCTGGCTTCGCTGGCGCCTGAAGTGCGCGAGCACGAGCCGCGCTCGGCGCTCGTTCCCCCGGGGGGCGAGCCGCTGGCGCTTTATCCTGCGTTGCTGGCGGCCGGGAGGAGGTTCCTCCGCTCGGGAGGCCATCTCATCCTGGAGCTGCCGGCCGGTGGGGCCGAGAAACTGCCTCCGCTGCTTCGCGCGGCAGGAGAGCTGGACTTGGTCGAGGTGCGGACCGACTACTCGAGGATCCCCCGCATTCTGGTCGTCCGGCGGAGATGA